AAGCAATTTTAATTGCTCTGATTGGGTTAATAGTCTTTGGTACTTTAGTTTTGTTGGTGAAAACTGCAAAACTTTTTTGGTTGTTTGGCTTATTGCTCGGGGTATTTGTAGGACCAGCACAAGCAGCTAGTCGTTCTTTTTTGGCAAAAACAGCACCAAGTACATTAAGAAATGAGATGTTTGGTCTATTTGCTCTCTCCGGTAAAGTCACCTCTTTTTTAGGTCCTTTATTAGTAGGTTGGAGTACTTATTTTTCTGGTAGTCAACGGATTGGTATGAGTACCATTGTGATTTTCTTTATTATAGGCTTTATTATTATGTGTAGTGTGCCTAATGCTGAAAGTTTAAATGAGGAAGAAACAATATGAACCATAAATTATCTATTGCTCTATTATGCCTGTTATTTACTTACCAAAACGCTATTGCAGAGGATAGTGTTTGGCAAACTCCTGCTATTGAAGGAGTTGGTAAAATACATCCTCTACCCCATGCTACTCACCAACCAAGTAAAAACCAAACCTACAAAGTTGTATTTTGGCTAACCAAAGGAAGTGATGATCCTAAAAAAATGAATTTTGCCTTGGATAGTGTAGCCAGAGCAATTAATTTATATGCCAGTGCAGGCGTATCCTCAAATCAACTTAAATTTACTGTAGTCGTTTCGGGTTCTACTACCGATGCAGTGTTGAATGATACTCATTACAAAGAAAAATATGGGGTAGATAATCCAAACTCACCACTTATTAAAAAGCTAATCGAGGCAGGAGTGGAGTTACTTGCTTGTGGTCAAGCAGTGGCAACTCATGGTTATCAAAATAATTGGCTTAATCCTCAAGTGAAAGTAGCTCTATCTGCCATGACCACCAGTATTGAATTGCAACAACAAGGCTATGCTTTAGTTACTTTTTAATATTTCTACAATAGTATTTAGCGTGAATAAAAATAAATTAGTTATTGAAAATATTGAATATCATAATCCCCTATTTGTTTTTGCAATTAAGGATGAAGAGGTAGGGAAATTTCAGGATTTCCCTTTGTTGTTCACTGGAGTAGGAAAAATTAATGCAGCCTATGAATTAACTAAAATAATTTTGAAAAATAGGCCAGATATTATCCTCAATTTAGGTACAGCAGGAAGTAATGTTTTTAAACCAGGAGATGTAGTGTGTTGTACTCAATTTATTCAAAGAGATATGGATGTCACTGCTCTTGGTATCGAAAAATATCAAACCCCATTTACTGATGAACCTTTCTTATTAGAACATGGTATTCAAATTAATAGATTAAAATTAGGTATTTGTGGAACAGGTGATTCATTTGAGACAGCTCACAATACGTCAGATTATAATGTATTAGATATGGAAGCTTATCCATTGGCTTTCATTGCCAAAAAAGAGCAAATCCCTTTTGTTTGTATTAAATATATTACGGATAGTGCAGGCGATAATTCTGCTCAAGAATGGAATCAACAATTAATGAAAGCAGCAGATAAATTAAGAGAGGCGGTATTTGATAGATAAAAAGAACGTAATTTTTATTGCCTGTTTTTTTTTATAGGTTGGACTACTGCTAAATATCATTATCAAAATCTACTCACTGAAGCTACACACGCTAAGATAATAAGTGGTGATCGTGAGGAGTATACATCTTTTATCCCTCCATCTGATTCACAAATTCCAAATGATACTTTTGGATCATTAGTACGTGAAGGTTATGAAATCTTTATCCATACTCGGGAAAAAGCAGGGGCTTATGTAGGCAATGGGCTAAGTTGCAAAAACTGTCATTTAGATAGAGGTCGCCAACCCAATGCTATGCCTCTATGGGGAGGTTATGGGTTATATCCTCAATATCGAGAAAAAAATAAACGGATTATTACCTATATAGAGCGATTACAGGATTGTTTTCTATATAGTATGAATGGGAAAAAACCTCCGATTGATAGTGAAATTCTAACGGCTTTAGAAGCGTATTCTCATTGGCTATCTAAGGGAGTAAAAATCGATATTCCTCCTGAAGGATCAATTTTTCTTAAATTCACTCCTCCTGAACAGCCGAATTATCAGAGAGGTCAAACGGTCTTTAATGCTCAATGTGCCATCTGTCATAGTC
This genomic window from Candidatus Nitrosacidococcus tergens contains:
- a CDS encoding DsrE family protein → MNHKLSIALLCLLFTYQNAIAEDSVWQTPAIEGVGKIHPLPHATHQPSKNQTYKVVFWLTKGSDDPKKMNFALDSVARAINLYASAGVSSNQLKFTVVVSGSTTDAVLNDTHYKEKYGVDNPNSPLIKKLIEAGVELLACGQAVATHGYQNNWLNPQVKVALSAMTTSIELQQQGYALVTF
- a CDS encoding 5'-methylthioadenosine/S-adenosylhomocysteine nucleosidase family protein; translated protein: MNKNKLVIENIEYHNPLFVFAIKDEEVGKFQDFPLLFTGVGKINAAYELTKIILKNRPDIILNLGTAGSNVFKPGDVVCCTQFIQRDMDVTALGIEKYQTPFTDEPFLLEHGIQINRLKLGICGTGDSFETAHNTSDYNVLDMEAYPLAFIAKKEQIPFVCIKYITDSAGDNSAQEWNQQLMKAADKLREAVFDR
- a CDS encoding c-type cytochrome, which translates into the protein MHTREKAGAYVGNGLSCKNCHLDRGRQPNAMPLWGGYGLYPQYREKNKRIITYIERLQDCFLYSMNGKKPPIDSEILTALEAYSHWLSKGVKIDIPPEGSIFLKFTPPEQPNYQRGQTVFNAQCAICHSQDGQGQKMGKDYLYPPLWGKNSYNWGAGMGRLDTAAGFIKGNMPLGQENSLSDQQAWDVAFFINAHERPQDPRYTGNLAETRAKYHNTPYSLYGTQVNGNLVGLGAND